The following is a genomic window from Amycolatopsis cihanbeyliensis.
GACCGCGGCCGGCCGGGTCTCCGACGACGTACTGCTCGACGCGGCGCGCGAGTGCGTGCTGGCCGCCGGGGTGCGGCGGACCACGCTGGCCGAGATCGCCCGCACCGCCAAGGTGAGCCGGATGACGCTGTACCGGCGGTTTCCCGATGTACGCAGCATCCTCGCCGCGCTGATGACCAGGGAGTTCACCGGGTTGCTGCGCCGGACGAGCTCGGAGGCCGCCACCGCGGCTTCCGCCCGCGAGCGCCTGGTGCGCAGCTCGGTGCACGGGGTCAGAGCACTGGTGGCCGACCCGCTGATGCGCACGGTGCTGGACCTGGACGCCGAGATGATCATGCCGTACGTGGTGCAGCGACTGGGCGCCACGCAACGACTCGCCGAGGAGGTCATCGACACGTTGATCGCCGTGGGACACGCCGACGGCTCGATCCGCCACGCGGACCGGGCCACCCAGGCCCGCGCCGTCCTGCTCGTGGTCCAGTCCTTCGTGCTGTCCCTGCGCCCGGCCACCGTCGATGTCGATGAGTCGACATTGATGGACGAGCTGGGCCACCTGCTGGACGCGACGCTACGACCGGCCGGGCCGGCATGATCGCGGCCTCGCTGAACGCGCCGCGCCGCGCCGCGGAACTGGACCGGCTCGCCTCCGGCCACCCGGTCGACGTCCTGGTGGTGGGTGGCGGGGTGACCGGCGCGGGCATCGCGCTGGACGCCGCGGCGCGCGGGCTCTCGGTCGCCCTGGTGGAGGCGCACGACCTGGCGTTCGGCACCTCACGCTGGTCGAGCAAGCTGGTACACGGCGGGTTGCGCTACCTCGCCAGGGGTGACCTGGCGCTGGCCCACGAGAGCGCCGTGGAGCGCGGCATCCTGATGACCAGCACCGCGCCGCACCTGACCCGCCCGCTGCCCCAGCTGTTCCCGCTGCACGGCACGGCCTCGGCCGGGCAACGGGCGCTGGTCACGGCCGGCCTGTACGCGGGGGACGCGCTACGCAGGGCCGCGCGCACCCCCTCGGCCGTACTCCCCCGCCCGCGCTCGATCCCCGGCACGGAAGCCATGGCGCTGGCACCGGGGCTGGCCCGTACCGGGCTGCGCGGGGCACTGCTGTCCTTCGACGGCGCACTGACCGACGACGCCCGGCTGGTGCTGGCCTTGGCAAGGACCGCGGCCTCGTTCGGGGCGCACGTGCTGACCAGGCTCTCCGCCGTCGAACTGGCCGGGGACCGGGTGCGCGCGCGGGACGAGCTCACCGGGCGGGAGGTCGTCCTCGGCGCCCGGCAGGTGATCAACGCGACCGGGGTCTGGGCCGGCGAGTTGGAGCCCTCGGTGCGGTTGAGCCCTTCCCGCGGATCCCATCTGGTGCTGTCCGCGGAGGCCACCGGACTGGCGGGCACCGCGGTGCTGGTCGGCGTGCCGGGGGAACGCAACCGGTACGTGTTCCTGCTGCCGCAGCCAGGCGGCAGGGTCTACCTGGGACTCACCGACGAGCCGATGCCCGGCCCCCTCCCCGAGGTGCCCGAGGTGCCCGAATCCGATGTGGACTTCCTACTCGGGGTCGCCTCCACCGTGCTGGCCAGGGAGCTCACCCGCGCGGACGTGCTCGGCTCGTTCGCCGGGCTACGCCCGTTGCTCGCGGCGGAGGGCAGCAGCGCGGACCTGTCCCGCAAACACGCGGTACTCACCGGGGACAGCGGAGTGATCACCATCGTCGGTGGCAAGCTCACCACCTACCGCAGGATGGCGCAGGACGCGGTGGACGCCGCCGTGCGCGCGGCGGCATTGCCCGCCGGACCCGCCCGCACCCGCACGCTGCCACTGGTCGGCGCCGCCCGCAGGCGCGATCTGTCCGTTGTGGAGGCTCCGGCACGGCTGGTGGGCAAGTACGGCACCGAGGCGCCGCGGGTGGCCGCGCTCGGCGAGGTGGACCGCGCGCTGGCCGATCCGCTGTTCCCCGGCTGCGAGATCACCGGCGCCGAGGTGGTCTGGGCGGTGCGGCACGAGGGCGCGCTGGACGCGGAGGACGTGCTGCACCGCCGGACCCGCCTCGGCCTGGTGCCCGCGGAGGCCGAGGCGGCCCGGCCGGTGGTGGACGACCTGGTCGACCGCTGCCTGCACGGCTTGCGTACTCGCACTCCGTAGCCGGGCCGGTTCGACAACGATCGGCCACACCCGCGCGGCCGCGCCGGACCGGACGCCGGTGTCTTGTTCACAAGTCGGGCCATTCAGGTCCGCCGCGTGCGTCATCACTACTGTGACCTGCGACGACCCCCGCCCGTCGCCCACCGCCACCCACGCGGTGGCGCTGCGCGCCGCGGTGACCATGAGCCCGGCGGCCCGCGGTCGCCGGGCCGTTCCGAACAACCCTCCGGGTCGTGGTGCGATGATGGCGCCCAGGCTGGACCTGAGGCGCCGGCAACGTCCATGAGGGGACAACGTAAGCAGGAGGAGATCAGTGCCTGACAGAGCGCTGGAGTTCGACCGGGTGTCGAAACGCTACGGGGATATCGTGGCGCTGGACGCCGTCAGCTTCGAGGTCCGTCCCGGCGAGCTGTACGGCTTCGTCGGCAGCAACGGGGCAGGCAAGACCACCGCGATGCGGATCGCGCTCGGGGTGCTCGCCGCCGATGGCGGTGAGGTCCGGTACGCCGGCAGCCCGGTGACCCACGCCACCCGCACCCGGATCGGCTACATGCCGGAGGAGCGCGGGCTCTACCCGAAGATGAAGGTGCTCGACCAGCTCGTCTACCTTGCCGAGCTGCACGGCCTCGCGCCCAACGAGGCGCACAGGAACGCCGAGTACTGGATCGGCAAGCTCGGCCTCACCGAGCGGCGGCGGGACGAGGTGCTCAAGCTCAGCCTCGGCAACCAGCAACGAGTGCAGCTCGCCGCGGCGCTGGTGCACGACCCGGCGGTGCTGGTGCTGGACGAGCCGTTCTCCGGGCTTGACCCGCTGGCGGTGGACGTGATGAGCCAGGTGCTGCGGGACAAGGCGTCCACCGGCGTCCCGGTGGTCTTCTCCAGCCACCAGCTCGATCTGGTCGAGCGGCTGTGCGACCGGGTCGGCATCATCCGGAGTGGACGGATGGTGGCGAGCGGGTCGGTGACCGAGCTCACCGCCGACGCGGCCACGCAGCTTTCCGTGCGAGCCCCGCGGGCCCAGCCTGGCTGGGCGGCGACGCTGCCCTGGGTACGCGTGGTGTCCGACAGCGGCTCGGAGACCGTGCTGGAGCTGGAGAGCGGCGCGGACGACCAGGCCGTGCTCGCCGCGGCGCTGGCCACCGGGCCGGTGACCGAGTTCAGCAGGCGCAGGCCCACGCTCACCGAACTGTTCCGCAATGTGGTCTCGGACAATGGTGCCGAGCGGGAAGGAGCCGGGGCATGAACGGGTCGCATGTGGTGAGCCCTGCCACCGCCGTACGGCTCATCGCGCGGCGGGAGCTGAACACCCGGCTGCGCACCCGGGGATTCCTGATCGGCACGGCGGTGATCCTGCTGGTGATGGTCGGGTACATGGTGTTGCAGGCCAACGTGTTCAGTGCGCGGGGCACCACCACGATCGGGCTGTCCGGCCAGACCTCGAGCATGGCCGCCCCGCTGCGCGTGCAGGCCGAGCAGCTGGACGAGTCCATCGAGATCAGCACGGTCACCGACCCGCGGACAGGGCGCGCGCAGGTCGAGGACGGCGAGCTGGACGCGCTGGTGTCCGGCAACGCGGCTGACCCGAGGGTGCTGGTCAAGTCCGAACTGGACCCGCAGCTGCGGGTGATGCTGAACGAGATCGCGCAGACCGAGGTACTCGGCGCGAAACTCGCCGAGGCAGGGCAGGACGCCGAGCAGGTGCTCGAGACGGTCGGCTCGACCACGGTCGAGGTCAGTTCGATCGAGGAGCCGGATCCGGAGAGCGGGCAACGGCTGGTGGTCGGGCTGGTGATGATGTTCCTGCTCTACATGAGCATCACCACCTACGGATCGCTGGTGGCGCAAGGAATCGTCGAGGAGAAGTCGAGCAGGGTGGTGGAGATCCTGCTGGCCACGGTGCGACCGTGGCAGCTACTCCTCGGCAAGGTGATCGGACTCGGCCTGGTCGGGCTGGTGCAGTTGGCGATCCTCGGCGGGGTCGGGCTGGTGATGGCCACCAGTACCGGCGTGCTCACCGTCTCCGGGGTGGCCACCACGACCCTGCTGTGGGGTCTGCTGTGGTACCTGCTCGGTTTCTTCCTCTACGCCACGGTGTTCGCGGCGGCGGGCTCCCTGGTGTCCCGGCAGGAGGACATGCAGTCGGTGCTCACCCCGATCACCCTGGTGCTGATCATCGGGTTCATCACCGGGTTCACCGTGGTCGAGGAGCCGGCGAGCACGGCGGCGACCGTGCTGTCCCTGTTGCCGCCGCTGTCGCCGATCCTGATGCCCACCCGGATCGCCGCGGGCTCGGCCGGCCCGATGGAGATCGTCGCCGCGCTGGTGCTGACCCTGGCCGCGATCGCCCTGCTCACCTGGCTCGGCGGCAAGATCTACCAGACCGCCATCCTGCGTACCGGCAGCCGGATGAAGCTCAAGGACGCGCTGAAGGGTTGAGGCCCACCCACCACGGGTTGCCCCGTTCCCCGCGAGGGAACGCGGGGAACGGGGCACTCGTGGCAGCGGTCAGCGGTTGTCGATGGAGACGTAGTCGCGCTGCCTCTCGCCGGTGTAGATCTGCCGCGGGCGGCCGATCTTGGTTGCCGGGTCGTTGATCATCTCGCGCCAGTGCGCGATCCAGCCCGGCAGCCTGCCCAGTGCGAACAGCACGGTGAAGTACTTGGTCGGGAAGCCGAGCGCCCGGTAGATCAGCCCGGTGTAGAAGTCGACGTTCGGGTACAGCTTGCGCTCCACGAAGTAGTCGTCGGAGAGCGCGGTCTCCTCGAGCTTCATCGCGATGTCGAGCAACTGGTCGTTGCCGCCGATCTTGCGCAGGATCTCGTCCGCGGTCTTCTTGATGATCTTCGCGCGCGGGTCGTAGTTCTTGTAGACCCGGTGCCCGAAGCCCATCAGCTTGACACCCTCTTCCTTGTTCTTCACCCGCTCGACGAAGGTGCCGACGTCCCCGCCGTCGGCCTGGATGCCCTCGAGCATCTCCAGCACGGCCGCGTTGGCGCCACCGTGCAGCGGACCGAACAGCGCCTGGATACCCGCCGAGACACTGGCGAACAGGTTCGCCTCGGAGGAACCGACCAGCCGCACCGTCGAGGTGGAACAGTTCTGCTCGTGGTCGGCGTGCAGGATGAACAGCATGTCCAGCGCCTTGGCGATGTCCGGGTCCACCTCGTACGGCTCGGCCGGCAGCCCGAAGGTCATCCGCAGGAAGTTCTCCACCAGGCCGAGCGAGTTGTCCGGGTAGAGGAACGGCTGCCCGATGGACTTCTTGTAGGCGTAGGCGGCCAGGGTCGGCACCTTGGCCAGCAGCCGGATCGTGGACATCTCCACGTTGGGCTCGTCGAACGGGTTGAGCGAGTCCTGGTAGAAGGTGGACAGTGCGGACACCGCGCTGGACAGCACCGGCATCGGGTGCGCGTCCCGGGGGAAGCCGTCGAAGAACCGTTTCAGGTCCTCGTGCAACAGGGTGTGCCGGTTGATCCGGGAGGTGAACTCCTCCAACTGGCTCTTGCTCGGCAGCTCACCGTAGATCAGCAGGTAGGAGACCTCGATGAAGTTCGAGTCCTGCGCGAGCTGCTCGATCGGGTAACCGCGATAACGCAGGATTCCCGCGTCCCCGTCGATATAGGTGATGGCCGAGGACGCGGCGCCGGTGTTCACGAAGCCCGGATCCAGGGTGATGTAGCCGGTGGAAGCCATGAGCTTGCCGAGTTCGATGCCGGGGGCGCCCTCGACGGGGTGCACCACGTTCAACTCGTGCTCATCGCCGCTGGGCAGGCGGAGCGCGACGTTGCCGGTTCCACTCTGCGCCGCGGCTGTCGCGTCGTCGGACATGCGGGTCCCTCTCGCGGTCACACGGGGTCAGCGGTGCCCGCAGGTCACCCGGGCCACCCGATCGGCGGGCGAGGAGAACAACGGCCCCGCCGCACACCGCCCCGTTGGGGTATGAGTTTCCCCTTTACGCTAGTCGACCAGGGGCAATGTTCGCAGCCGTTGCGTTACCCAGAGCTAACCGTTTGCGACAATATTCACACGCTCGCAGCCGATTCGACGCCGAGTGGCCTAACGGTACTCGGCCAACTCGGCAGCGGTGGGTGGCTCAGCGCCGCTGCGGGAGACCGTGATCGCCGCCGCACCGGCCGCGTACTGGAGTGCCGCACGCCACTCCGGCTCACCGAGCGCGCCGGGATCGGTGACGCCCCGCTCGTGCAGCCAGGCCAGTAGCGCTCCCTGCACCGTGTCGCCCGCGCCGATGGTATCGACCAGCCGGGCGGGCGCGGTCGGCACCCGGACCGGCTCGCCCGCCGCGGTGACCACCGACAGCCCCTCGGCACCCCGGGTGAGCACCACCGCGCCGACCCCGGAATCCAACCAGGACTTCGCGGCCGTCAGCGGATCGGTGCCTTCGGCGAGCCAGGCCGCGTCCTCCACCGAGAGCTTGAGCAACCGGACGTCCGGCAGCCAGGAGGCGAAGCGGGCGCGGTAGGCCGCCGGATCGGCGATCAGGTCGGCCCGGATGTTCGGGTCGAGCGCGGTCAGCACGCCCCTGGCCGCCTCGCGGCGCAGCATCGCCTCGTAGGCGCTCGCGCCGGGTTCCAGGACCATGCCGAGCGTGCCGATGGACAGCGCCGAGACCTCCTCGGGCAGGGCGCCCCGGTCGGCGAAGAACCGGTCCGCGGTCGCCTCGGTGTAGAAGGTGTACTGCGCCGAGCCCTGCTCGTCCAGCGCCACCACGGCGAGAGTGGTCGGCTCCTGGCCGCGCTGCACCAGGGAGGTGTCCACGCCGGAC
Proteins encoded in this region:
- a CDS encoding ABC transporter ATP-binding protein; amino-acid sequence: MPDRALEFDRVSKRYGDIVALDAVSFEVRPGELYGFVGSNGAGKTTAMRIALGVLAADGGEVRYAGSPVTHATRTRIGYMPEERGLYPKMKVLDQLVYLAELHGLAPNEAHRNAEYWIGKLGLTERRRDEVLKLSLGNQQRVQLAAALVHDPAVLVLDEPFSGLDPLAVDVMSQVLRDKASTGVPVVFSSHQLDLVERLCDRVGIIRSGRMVASGSVTELTADAATQLSVRAPRAQPGWAATLPWVRVVSDSGSETVLELESGADDQAVLAAALATGPVTEFSRRRPTLTELFRNVVSDNGAEREGAGA
- a CDS encoding citrate synthase encodes the protein MSDDATAAAQSGTGNVALRLPSGDEHELNVVHPVEGAPGIELGKLMASTGYITLDPGFVNTGAASSAITYIDGDAGILRYRGYPIEQLAQDSNFIEVSYLLIYGELPSKSQLEEFTSRINRHTLLHEDLKRFFDGFPRDAHPMPVLSSAVSALSTFYQDSLNPFDEPNVEMSTIRLLAKVPTLAAYAYKKSIGQPFLYPDNSLGLVENFLRMTFGLPAEPYEVDPDIAKALDMLFILHADHEQNCSTSTVRLVGSSEANLFASVSAGIQALFGPLHGGANAAVLEMLEGIQADGGDVGTFVERVKNKEEGVKLMGFGHRVYKNYDPRAKIIKKTADEILRKIGGNDQLLDIAMKLEETALSDDYFVERKLYPNVDFYTGLIYRALGFPTKYFTVLFALGRLPGWIAHWREMINDPATKIGRPRQIYTGERQRDYVSIDNR
- a CDS encoding ABC transporter permease, coding for MNGSHVVSPATAVRLIARRELNTRLRTRGFLIGTAVILLVMVGYMVLQANVFSARGTTTIGLSGQTSSMAAPLRVQAEQLDESIEISTVTDPRTGRAQVEDGELDALVSGNAADPRVLVKSELDPQLRVMLNEIAQTEVLGAKLAEAGQDAEQVLETVGSTTVEVSSIEEPDPESGQRLVVGLVMMFLLYMSITTYGSLVAQGIVEEKSSRVVEILLATVRPWQLLLGKVIGLGLVGLVQLAILGGVGLVMATSTGVLTVSGVATTTLLWGLLWYLLGFFLYATVFAAAGSLVSRQEDMQSVLTPITLVLIIGFITGFTVVEEPASTAATVLSLLPPLSPILMPTRIAAGSAGPMEIVAALVLTLAAIALLTWLGGKIYQTAILRTGSRMKLKDALKG
- a CDS encoding TetR/AcrR family transcriptional regulator, giving the protein MNSERHSSLAEARGRTAAGRVSDDVLLDAARECVLAAGVRRTTLAEIARTAKVSRMTLYRRFPDVRSILAALMTREFTGLLRRTSSEAATAASARERLVRSSVHGVRALVADPLMRTVLDLDAEMIMPYVVQRLGATQRLAEEVIDTLIAVGHADGSIRHADRATQARAVLLVVQSFVLSLRPATVDVDESTLMDELGHLLDATLRPAGPA
- a CDS encoding glycerol-3-phosphate dehydrogenase/oxidase codes for the protein MIAASLNAPRRAAELDRLASGHPVDVLVVGGGVTGAGIALDAAARGLSVALVEAHDLAFGTSRWSSKLVHGGLRYLARGDLALAHESAVERGILMTSTAPHLTRPLPQLFPLHGTASAGQRALVTAGLYAGDALRRAARTPSAVLPRPRSIPGTEAMALAPGLARTGLRGALLSFDGALTDDARLVLALARTAASFGAHVLTRLSAVELAGDRVRARDELTGREVVLGARQVINATGVWAGELEPSVRLSPSRGSHLVLSAEATGLAGTAVLVGVPGERNRYVFLLPQPGGRVYLGLTDEPMPGPLPEVPEVPESDVDFLLGVASTVLARELTRADVLGSFAGLRPLLAAEGSSADLSRKHAVLTGDSGVITIVGGKLTTYRRMAQDAVDAAVRAAALPAGPARTRTLPLVGAARRRDLSVVEAPARLVGKYGTEAPRVAALGEVDRALADPLFPGCEITGAEVVWAVRHEGALDAEDVLHRRTRLGLVPAEAEAARPVVDDLVDRCLHGLRTRTP
- a CDS encoding carbohydrate kinase family protein produces the protein MIVVGGEALVDLVPDESTVDGSAPELRPLWPRLGGGPYNVALAAGRLGAATSFVSRISRDRFGEALLRRLRASGVDTSLVQRGQEPTTLAVVALDEQGSAQYTFYTEATADRFFADRGALPEEVSALSIGTLGMVLEPGASAYEAMLRREAARGVLTALDPNIRADLIADPAAYRARFASWLPDVRLLKLSVEDAAWLAEGTDPLTAAKSWLDSGVGAVVLTRGAEGLSVVTAAGEPVRVPTAPARLVDTIGAGDTVQGALLAWLHERGVTDPGALGEPEWRAALQYAAGAAAITVSRSGAEPPTAAELAEYR